A single region of the Melospiza georgiana isolate bMelGeo1 chromosome 7, bMelGeo1.pri, whole genome shotgun sequence genome encodes:
- the ABCB6 gene encoding ATP-binding cassette sub-family B member 6, translated as MAVLGGYCEGNNSITQAWVQQGFQPCFFFTLVPSVLLSVCLLLGALQYACYARFSRAMEPKYIPRSRLYRGQVLLSLLLALQPFGGLLWQGVGLRQLYGYMLLYACLWALSWGCAIALLQLEHTRVLAHDRTRGHGTVLLLFWALAFAAENLTLVCWRSPLWWWALEDTNQKVQFGFWLLRYICTFMLFILGMKAPGLPHKPYMLLINEEERDVENSQPLLTDGSRTTSTWKDFRRKLRLLVPYMWPRGNHLLQGLVLFCMALMGLERAINVFVPIYYKNIVNELTMGAPWHTLAWTVCSYVGLKFLQGGGAGSTGFVSNMRTFLWVWVQQFTNRQVQVQLFSHLHGLSLRWHLGRRTGEVLRSVDRGTSSINSLLSYIIFSIVPTIADIVISIVYFTSVFSAWFGLIIFVCMSLYLTLTIFITEWRTKYRRDMNTRDNEAKSRAVDSLLNFETVKYYNAESYEVNRFNDAIVKYQVSEWKVSASLGLLNQTQNLVIGLGLLAGSLLCAYFVTENKLQVGDFVLFGTYIIQLYTPLNWFGTYYRMIQNSFVDMENMFELFHEEQEVKDVVNASDLRLEAGQIEFENVHFSYIDGKEILQDVSFSVMPGQTLALVGPSGSGKSTIIRLLFRFYDVRGGCIRIDGQDISQVKQASLRAHIGVVPQDTVLFNDTIANNIRYGRILATDQEVQEAARAADIHDRILSFPDGYNTQVGERGLKLSGGEKQRVAIARTILKGPHIILLDEATSALDTETERNIQASLAKVCAHRTTIVVAHRLSTVVGADQILVLKDGHIVERGRHEELLQKGGVYAGMWLQQQTGDEGESKEHHTEKPQSSKKVS; from the exons ATGGCCGTGCTGGGGGGCTACTGTGAAGGCAACAACTCCATCACCCAGGCCTGGGTCCAGCAAGgcttccagccctgcttctTCTTCACGTTGGTGccatctgtgctgctgagcGTCTGCCTGTTGCTGGGTGCCCTGCAGTATGCCTGCTACGCCCGCTTCAGCCGTGCCATGGAGCCCAAGTACATTCCCCGCTCTCGCCTCTACCGTGGCCAGgtcctgctgtcactgctcctggccctgcagcccttTGGTGGGCTGCTGTGGCAAGGAGTGGGGCTGAGACAGCTCTATGGGTATATGTTGCTGTATGCCTGCCTCTGGGCcctcagctggggctgtgccattgccctcctgcagctggagcacacCCGGGTGCTGGCCCATGACCGAACACGGGGCCACGGCACCGTCCTCCTCCTCTTTTGGGCACTGGCCTTTGCTGCTGAGAACCTGACCCTGGTGTGCTGGAGGAGCCCTCTGTGGTGGTGGGCACTGGAGGACACCAACCAGAAG GTGCAGTTTGGCTTCTGGCTGCTGCGTTACATCTGCACATTCATGCTCTTCATCCTGGGCATGAAGGCCCCGGGGCTACCCCACAAGCCCTACATGCTGCTAATCAACGAGGAGGAGCGGGACGTGGAAAACAGCCAG cCACTCCTGACTGATGGCAGCAGGACCACCTCCACCTGGAAGGATTTCCGGAGGAAGCTGCGGCTGCTGGTGCCGTACATGTGGCCGAGGGGCAACcacctgctgcaggggctggtgcTGTTCTGCATGGCACTCATGGGGCTGGAGCGGGCCATCAACGTCTTCGTGCCCATCTACTATAAGAACATTG TGAATGAGCTGACAATGGGTGCTCCCTGGCACACCCTGGCCTGGACTGTCTGCAGCTATGTGGGGCTGAAGTTCCTGCAAGGTGGAGGTGCTG GCTCCACTGGCTTTGTGAGTAACATGCGCACCTTCCTGTGGGTGTGGGTGCAGCAGTTCACCAACAGGCAGGTGCAGGTGCAGCTCTTTTCCCACCTGCACGGGCTGTCCCTGCGCTGGCACCTGGGGCGTCGCACTGGTGAGGTGCTGCGGAGCGTGGACCGGGGCACCAGCAGCATCAACAGCCTGCTCAG CTACATCATCTTCAGCATTGTCCCCACCATTGCGGATATTGTCATCAGCATAGTTTACTTCACCTCGGTCTTCAGCGCTTGGTTTGGCCTCATCATCTTCGTGTGTATGAGCCTGTACCTGA CTCTGACCATCTTCATCACTGAGTGGAGAACCAAGTACCGTCGGGACATGAACACGCGGGACAACGAGGCCAAGTCCCGGGCCGTGGACTCGCTCCTCAATTTCGAGACG GTGAAGTACTACAATGCAGAGAGCTATGAGGTGAACCGCTTTAACGATGCCATTGTCAAGTACCAG GTCTCAGAGTGGAAGGTTAGTGCCTCACTGGGCCTTCTCAACCAGACCCAGAACCTGGTTATTGGCCTagggctgctggcagggtccctgctctgtgcctaCTTTGTCACTGAAAACAAGCTGCAG GTGGGGGATTTTGTCCTCTTTGGCACCTACATAATCCAGCTCTACACACCACTCAACTGGTTCGGGACTTACTATAG GATGATCCAGAATTCCTTTGTGGACATGGAAAATATGTTTGAGCTTTTCCAcgaggagcaggag GTGAAGGATGTGGTGAACGCCAGCGACCTGCGCTTGGAGGCTGGGCAGATTGAGTTTGAGAACGTGCACTTCAGCTACATAGATGG GAAGGAAATCCTGCAGGATGTCTCTTTCTCTGTGATGCCTGGGCAGACCCTGGCTCTG GTGGGACCTTCAGGCTCTGGAAAGAGCACCATCATCCGTCTGCTCTTCCGCTTCTACGATGTACGGGGTGGCTGCATCCGCATTGATGGGCAGGACATCTCCCAG GTGAAGCAGGCTTCGCTGCGTGCTCACATTGGGGTGGTGCCCCAGGACACGGTGCTCTTCAACGACACCATCGCCAACAACATCCGCTATGGACGGATCCTGGCCACTGACCAGGAGGTACAGGAGGCAGCCCGGGCTGCTGACATCCACGACCGtatcctttcttttcctgatg GATACAACACCCAGGTGGGAGAGCGGGGGCTGAAGCTGAGCGGGGGTGAGAAGCAGCGCGTGGCCATCGCACGCACCATCCTGAAGGGTCCCCACATCATCCTGCTGGATGAG GCCACATCTGCACTTGACACAGAGACTGAGAGGAACATCCAGGCTTCTCTGGCCAAGGTCTGCGCCCACCGCACCACCATCGTTGTTGCACACAG GCTCTCCACTGTGGTAGGTGCAGACCAGATCCTGGTGCTTAAGGATGGACACATTGTGGAGCGAGGGAG gcacgaggagctgctgcagaagggaGGTGTGTATGCTGGcatgtggctgcagcagcagactGGGGACGAGGGCGAGAGCAAGGAGCACCACACTGAGAAGCCCCAGAGCAGCAAGAAAGTGTCATGA
- the ZFAND2B gene encoding AN1-type zinc finger protein 2B isoform X1, whose product MEFPDLGAHCSWPACQRLDFLPLKCDACEQIFCTDHIAYAQHDCTSAYKKDVQVPVCPLCNTPVPVRRGEMPDVVVGEHIDRDCKSDPAQRKRKIFTNKCLKPGCKQKEMMKVICDQCHKNYCLKHRHPLDHDCSGAGHPLSKAGHAAVTRAQASSSKIVTASSSGAARPADSSSSLACARGGRAAASQTHSTSPPAVMLQNGLSEEEALQRALEMSLAESARSSAQQPSSTQEEEDLALARALSASEAEYQQSQRQAHGSKPSNCSMS is encoded by the exons ATGGAGTTCCCGGACCTGGGCGCGCACTGCTCCTGGCCCGCCTGCCAGCGCCTGG ACTTCCTTCCCCTGAAGTGCGATGCCTGCGAGCAGATCTTCTGCACCGACCACATCGCTTATGCCCAGCACGATTGCACCTCTGCCTACAAGAAG GATGTGCAGgtcccagtgtgtcccctcTGCAACACCCCAGTCCCTGTGAGGCGGGGGGAGATGCCTGATGTTGTGGTGGGTGAGCACATTGACCGTGACTGCAAGTCTGACCCTGCACAACGCAAGCGCAAG ATCTTCACCAACAAGTGTTTGAAGCCTGGCTGCAAGCAGAAGGAGATGATGAAGGTGATCTGTGACCAGTGCCACAAGAACTACTGCCTCAAGCATCGGCACCCCCTGGACCATGACTGCAGTGGGGCAGGGCATCCCCTTTCCAAAGCAGG GCATGCTGCAGTTACCAGAGCCCAGGCATCCTCCTCCAAAATAGTCACTGCATCAAGCAGCGGAGCTGCTCGGCCAGCAGACAGCTCCTCTTCTCTGGCCTGTGCCAG gggaggcagagcagctgcgTCGCAGACTCACAGCACCTCCCCTCCAGCTGTTATGCTGCAGAATGGGCTG AGTGAGGAAGAGGCCCTGCAGCGAGCTCTGGAGATGTCCCTGGCAGAGTCGGCAcgcagctcagcacagcagcccag cagcacacaggaggaggaggatctgGCACTGGCGCGGGCACTGTCGGCGAGCGAAGCCGAGTACCAGCAGTCGCAGCGGCAG GCACACGGTTCAAAGCCATCCAACTGCAGCATGTCGTAG
- the ZFAND2B gene encoding AN1-type zinc finger protein 2B isoform X2 yields MEFPDLGAHCSWPACQRLDFLPLKCDACEQIFCTDHIAYAQHDCTSAYKKDVQVPVCPLCNTPVPVRRGEMPDVVVGEHIDRDCKSDPAQRKRKIFTNKCLKPGCKQKEMMKVICDQCHKNYCLKHRHPLDHDCSGAGHPLSKAGHAAVTRAQASSSKIVTASSSGAARPADSSSSLACARGGRAAASQTHSTSPPAVMLQNGLSEEEALQRALEMSLAESARSSAQQPSTQEEEDLALARALSASEAEYQQSQRQAHGSKPSNCSMS; encoded by the exons ATGGAGTTCCCGGACCTGGGCGCGCACTGCTCCTGGCCCGCCTGCCAGCGCCTGG ACTTCCTTCCCCTGAAGTGCGATGCCTGCGAGCAGATCTTCTGCACCGACCACATCGCTTATGCCCAGCACGATTGCACCTCTGCCTACAAGAAG GATGTGCAGgtcccagtgtgtcccctcTGCAACACCCCAGTCCCTGTGAGGCGGGGGGAGATGCCTGATGTTGTGGTGGGTGAGCACATTGACCGTGACTGCAAGTCTGACCCTGCACAACGCAAGCGCAAG ATCTTCACCAACAAGTGTTTGAAGCCTGGCTGCAAGCAGAAGGAGATGATGAAGGTGATCTGTGACCAGTGCCACAAGAACTACTGCCTCAAGCATCGGCACCCCCTGGACCATGACTGCAGTGGGGCAGGGCATCCCCTTTCCAAAGCAGG GCATGCTGCAGTTACCAGAGCCCAGGCATCCTCCTCCAAAATAGTCACTGCATCAAGCAGCGGAGCTGCTCGGCCAGCAGACAGCTCCTCTTCTCTGGCCTGTGCCAG gggaggcagagcagctgcgTCGCAGACTCACAGCACCTCCCCTCCAGCTGTTATGCTGCAGAATGGGCTG AGTGAGGAAGAGGCCCTGCAGCGAGCTCTGGAGATGTCCCTGGCAGAGTCGGCAcgcagctcagcacagcagcccag cacacaggaggaggaggatctgGCACTGGCGCGGGCACTGTCGGCGAGCGAAGCCGAGTACCAGCAGTCGCAGCGGCAG GCACACGGTTCAAAGCCATCCAACTGCAGCATGTCGTAG